Proteins from a single region of Gemmatirosa kalamazoonensis:
- a CDS encoding carboxypeptidase-like regulatory domain-containing protein: MPPNPRTRNPAVVVLSLSVCGALGCASSGASGACPVPHEVSRVASRNALPGESGVLVGTVVERGSGRPVGMASVSIASLPRRTNTDSAGRFRFDSLPSGRYVIDVRRLGYARLVTDTLVVERGGYRLRIELAVQAIDDCGNAVPVQRP, translated from the coding sequence ATGCCGCCGAATCCTCGAACCAGGAATCCCGCAGTTGTAGTGTTGTCGCTCTCGGTGTGCGGTGCGCTCGGCTGCGCGAGCAGCGGTGCCTCGGGTGCTTGTCCGGTGCCCCACGAAGTGTCCCGCGTTGCCTCCCGGAATGCGCTCCCAGGCGAGTCGGGCGTCCTGGTGGGCACGGTGGTCGAGCGTGGGTCCGGGCGTCCTGTCGGGATGGCGAGCGTGAGCATCGCGTCGCTACCGCGCCGGACAAATACGGACAGCGCGGGCCGATTCCGGTTTGACTCGCTGCCCTCGGGTCGGTATGTCATCGATGTCCGGCGACTGGGCTATGCGCGGCTGGTGACGGATACGCTGGTCGTTGAACGGGGAGGCTATCGTCTCAGGATCGAGTTGGCCGTGCAGGCCATCGACGACTGTGGCAACGCTGTCCCCGTGCAACGCCCCTAA